The Funiculus sociatus GB2-C1 DNA segment AGCCAATCTTGATTTAATTTTTATGGACTAATTAATAAATTAAGGTTATAAATTTAATTAGATAAATTCAAGGGAAACAAAGGTTTGTCTATTCTATGAAACTACGGAATATTGCTACTTTAATTGCTGGCATGGCTGCGAGTCTAGGACTGATTTCTATAACTGGACAACAAGCTAATGCGGGAACGTTATATCAAAATTGGAACTATAGTATTGATGCTTTCAATGATGGCTCTGGTGGCTCGGCTTATGACATCAAAGGCATAGCAGTTAAAGAAACCGCTGACAGCATTTTTGTAGCGCTGACTGGTGGTATGCCATTGACAGGCACTTACGCCAGCGCTGCTGTTGACAAAAACATCGGCTGGGGCGACTTGTTCTTCAACTTTACGGGTAATAATTTTCAAACTGCTAGTGATGCAAAAAGTTTGTTTGGGATTCGCTTTGCAGGGACAAACGATTCTAATGCGTCCAGCACTGGCATATACAAAAATGTCCAAGCAACTAGCGTTACTGGAACCAATAATGGATACAGCAGTTTGCAGCAATACAATGATGCTGGATGGTATAAAACCAATACTCTAGGCACCGATTTGCCAACCAAGGCTGATGCCTATGGATATCTCGGTCAAGGCTCAGTTCTCAATGTAATTGGCTCAGGTACAAAAGTGGGCGATATTACTATGCTCACCGCCGGGGCTTTGACTGCTGCTGGACTTGACTTTGCCCACTTCGCTGCTAGCGGCACTGAAACCATTGGTTTCCAGTTTAGTAAATCTCT contains these protein-coding regions:
- a CDS encoding XDD3 family exosortase-dependent surface protein — protein: MKLRNIATLIAGMAASLGLISITGQQANAGTLYQNWNYSIDAFNDGSGGSAYDIKGIAVKETADSIFVALTGGMPLTGTYASAAVDKNIGWGDLFFNFTGNNFQTASDAKSLFGIRFAGTNDSNASSTGIYKNVQATSVTGTNNGYSSLQQYNDAGWYKTNTLGTDLPTKADAYGYLGQGSVLNVIGSGTKVGDITMLTAGALTAAGLDFAHFAASGTETIGFQFSKSLFGSGDYLAHVFVECANDGVALAGELKDVPEPTGLGGLAVVGLVVGGSQLRKRRRVRVSVN